One window of Trifolium pratense cultivar HEN17-A07 linkage group LG5, ARS_RC_1.1, whole genome shotgun sequence genomic DNA carries:
- the LOC123884105 gene encoding protein PHOX1-like: MGRKKKQVGETSEENGNHNKVEDKSSNAYDNDTMIFICKAHELKEEGNRMFQKRDLQGAMVKYEKALKLLPTKHIDVSYVRSNMAACYMQMGLGEYPRAINECNLALEVTPKYSIALLKRARCYEALNRLDLALTDVSAVLSMEPNNIMALEISGKVKRELEDRGLRVNDAQIELPPDYVEPPFAVPSEKVAKEKKHKKKSKKEKVKATDEILAKQAEEKLEEKKDEDNIEAIEAEGGHKDKKKANKSKKKAAKEKKEKKKDDVKEVNAEKCNGRSEDVPKKTAKLIFGDDIRWAQLPVNCSLFQLREVICDRFPSLGAVLVKYRDQEGDLITITSDEELKWAETGLQGSVRLYIVEANPNHDPFYQKLHVKDVEIDNAATNGCMMKSKEIIISSCIEDWVIQFAQLFKSHVGFESDRYLDFHELGMKLYSEAVEETITSEEAQGLFDMAGGKFQEMTAIALFNWGNVHMSRARKKVYLTDDSSKEHMHEQIKSSYEWAQNEYVKAGEKFEAAIKIKSEFFEGFLALGQQRFEQAKLSWYYALSSNIDLATWPSTEVLHLYNSAEENMEKGMLIWEESQEQQLSETSNIGLDRLFKNMSSGETASLVANMRSQINLLWGTMLYERSILEFKLGLPVWHESLEVSIEKFEHAGASPTDTAVMLKNHCSNNTAVEGLGFKIDEIVQAWNEMYEAKKLQKGVLSFRLEPLFRRRVSKIYHAFELV, encoded by the exons ATGGGGAGGAAAAAGAAGCAAGTAGGAGAAACAAGTGAAGAAAATGGGAATCATAATAAGGTCGAGGATAAAAGCTCGAATGCATATGATAATGATACTATGATATTTATATGTAAGGCTCACGAGTTGAAGGAAGAAGGAAACAGGATGTTCCAAAAGAGGGATCTTCAAGGAGCTATGGTAAAGTATGAGAAAGCACTCAAATTGCTTCCGACAAAGCATATTGATGTGTCATATGTGCGGAGTAACATGGCTGCATGCTATATGCAGATGGGACTTGGTGAGTACCCTAGGGCGATAAATGAATGTAATTTGGCTCTTGAAGTTACTCCGAAATACAGTATAGCTTTGTTGAAGAGAGCGAGGTGCTATGAGGCTTTGAATAGACTGGATTTAGCATTGACTGATGTTAGTGCTGTTTTGAGTATGGAGCCGAATAATATCATGGCATTGGAGATCTCGGGTAAGGTGAAACGGGAACTTGAAGATAGAGGGTTAAGAGTGAACGATGCGCAAATTGAGTTGCCTCCGGATTATGTTGAACCTCCTTTTGCCGTGCCTTCTGAAAAGGTAGCGAAAGAAAAGAAACacaagaagaagagcaaaaaagAGAAGGTCAAGGCTACTGATGAAATTTTAGCGAAGCAAGCTGAGGAGAAACTTGAAGAGAAGAAAGACGAGGACAATATTGAAGCAATTGAGGCGGAGGGCGGtcacaaagataaaaaaaaggctaataaatctaaaaagaagGCGGccaaggaaaaaaaagaaaaaaagaaagatgatgTTAAAGAGGTCAATGCTGAAAAATGTAACGGTAGAAGTGAAGATGTACCTAAGAAAACAGCAAAACTTATTTTTGGCGATGATATAAGATGGGCTCAATTGCCGGTTAATTGCAGCCTCTTTCAGCTAAGAGAAGTTATTTGTGACCGGTTCCCGAGCTTAGGAGCAGTTCTTGTCAAATATAGAGATCAAGAAGGTGATTTGATCACAATCACTTCTGATGAAGAATTGAAGTGGGCTGAAACAGGATTGCAGGGTTCTGTCCGACTGTATATAGTAGAAGCTAATCCTAACCACGATCCATTCTATCAGAAACTTCATGTGAAGGATGTTGAAATTGATAATGCTGCTACGAATGGTTGCATGATGAAATCAAAGGAAATTATTATCTCATCTTGTATTGAGGATTGGGTAATTCAGTTTGCACAATTGTTCAAGAGCCACGTTGGATTTGAATCTGACAGATACTTAGATTTTCATGAACTCGGGATGAAGCTCTATTCAGAAGCTGTGGAAGAGACTATTACAAGCGAAGAAGCGCAAGGCCTTTTTGACATGGCAGGAGGAAAATTCCAAGAGATGACAGCTATAGCATTGTTCAATTGGGGAAATGTGCATATGTCCAGAGCAAGGAAGAAAGTCTATTTAACCGATGATTCTTCTAAAGAGCATATGCATGAACAAATAAAAAGTTCATATGAATGGGCGCAGAATGAATATGTAAAAGCCGGAGAAAAATTTGAAGCAGCCATTAAAATTAAGTCAGAATTTTTTGAAGGCTTCCTTGCTCTAGGTCAGCAGAGGTTTGAACAAGCGAAACTTTCTTGGTATTACGCACTAAGTAGTAATATAGATTTAGCAACATGGCCCTCCACAGAGGTTCTTCATCTTTACAACAGTGCTGAGGAGAATATGGAGAAAGGAATGCTGATATGGGAAGAATCGCAAGAGCAGCAGCTGAGTGAAACCTCCAATATTGGATTGGACAGGCTATTTAAAAATATGTCATCGGGTGAAACTGCTTCACTGGTGGCAAACATGAGGTCTCAGATAAATCTCTTGTGGGGTACCATGCTATACGAACGCTCGATTTTGGAATTCAAATTAGGGCTACCAGTATGGCATGAGTCTTTGGAAGTTTCAATTGAGAAGTTTGAACATGCAGGAGCTTCTCCAACGGATACAGCTGTAATGTTGAAAAACCACTGTTCAAATAACACTGCTGTAGAAG GTCTAGGTTTCAAAATTGATGAAATAGTACAGGCATGGAATGAGATGTATGAAGCTAAAAAGTTGCAGAAAGGAGTTCTGTCCTTTCGCTTAGAACCCTTGTTCAGAAGAAGAGTATCAAAAATATACCACGCCTTTGAGCTTGTATGA